In a genomic window of Zingiber officinale cultivar Zhangliang chromosome 9B, Zo_v1.1, whole genome shotgun sequence:
- the LOC122023519 gene encoding acyl-CoA-binding protein-like: MGLKEEFQEHAEKARTLPNTTTNESLLIIYGLYKQATVGPINTSRPGIFNQRDRAKWDAWKAVESKSQEEAMSDYIAKIKQLLEEAAAAE; the protein is encoded by the exons ATGGGCTTGAAG GAGGAGTTCCAAGAACATGCCGAAAAAGCCAGGACTTTGCCTAATACTACTACTAATGAGAGTTTGCTGATCATCTATGGCCTCTACAAGCAAGCAACGGTTGGACCAATTAATACTA GTCGCCCTGGAATATTCAACCAAAGGGACAGAGCAAAGTGGGATGCCTGGAAGGCAGTTGAAA GCAAATCCCAGGAGGAAGCTATGAGCGACTACATCGCCAAGATCAAGCAATTGCTGGAAGAGGCTGCAGCAGCCGAATAA